The following are from one region of the Amyelois transitella isolate CPQ chromosome 21, ilAmyTran1.1, whole genome shotgun sequence genome:
- the LOC106143259 gene encoding uncharacterized protein LOC106143259, whose product MASKKTTIPQEGTDSQGVGESLPTPSGVGCPTVSGGGTYRQRDASPSQLSTRSTSRGSLILAPTSDEDYDSLPEATMMEDLKDGRGSVPRKRKALEGPTLRSRGPKINTATRGRHAGRRTQTSPPKRRAENIDTLPEKGAKFSEPKRGRAPAKATSAGLSQAKARLSQMASEFAEFEDEADRAAGYLKDPQENTSEASIVDGQLEVVRKAARTVLEEAKKSGNLKGTTWAKMKAACAEILAAADKISDRGEEAEAIRKMAADNKRMREELALLRQETKALRTAFSERKAPNAETLDSTADIMAQVDRSMRSFGESLTRDLFLSLGGMMNDRIKELEKRAIVAPQEVLRPPLAADRRNKEAGKAHDAKKVKAPIQPGNVGAVAGSTLMPPARPGPAPKAPKATTAKAQQAPSQDASGAPPQEEPSPSSSWTEVVKKGKNKGKGKKSSPPEVDSAAPRPTAPVPVKRQYALPKSTAVVVTLKSGATVDYKTVMGRVTTIKLATVGVDHVAVRSTATGARIIEIPGNDSSVVADNLADKIRDLVGDVAEVTRPYKTAQIKISGFDESITPETLRNEVSLAGKCPPEHVKVGQIRMTRDFTGAVIVTCPVAVANALVADGRILIGWSSAKITGLEPLPMRCFRCMGLGHTRALCPSPVDRSELCHRCGKTGHLTQQCVEKEPWCAVCHHAKLPAKHTMGGKACNPPRTRGRLEPTGLKRVGNTMEH is encoded by the coding sequence ATGGCGTCTAAGAAAACTACAATACCCCAGGAGGGTACCGACTCCCAAGGAGTCGGAGAATCCCTCCCCACGCCTTCGGGCGTGGGCTGCCCCACCGTATCTGGGGGGGGCACTTACCGCCAGAGGGACGCAAGTCCCTCCCAATTGTCGACACGGTCGACGAGCCGAGGGTCGCTAATCCTCGCGCCGACATCCGACGAGGACTACGACAGCCTTCCGGAAGCCACAATGATGGAAGACCTCAAGGACGGCAGGGGCAGTGTTCCCCGCAAACGGAAGGCGCTGGAGGGGCCTACACTAAGATCGCGAGGCCCCAAAATCAACACAGCCACGAGGGGCCGTCACGCTGGTCGGCGCACACAAACTTCGCCACCAAAGAGGAGGGCCGAAAACATTGACACGCTCCCTGAAAAGGGTGCAAAATTTAGCGAGCCCAAAAGAGGGCGTGCGCCGGCAAAGGCGACCAGTGCGGGGCTGAGCCAGGCTAAGGCCAGGCTATCACAAATGGCGTCGGAATTCGCCGAATTCGAAGATGAGGCGGACAGAGCGGCGGGTTATTTAAAAGATCCCCAAGAGAACACCAGTGAAGCCTCAATAGTGGACGGTCAACTGGAGGTGGTGCGCAAGGCGGCTCGAACCGTACTTGAGGAGGCCAAGAAGTCGGGCAACCTCAAGGGGACAACTTGGGCGAAAATGAAGGCCGCCTGTGCCGAGATCCTCGCAGCGGCGGATAAAATCTCGGACCGAGGCGAAGAGGCAGAGGCCATCCGCAAAATGGCGGCCGACAACAAGAGAATGCGGGAGGAGTTGGCGCTGCTCAGGCAGGAGACCAAAGCCCTCCGTACCGCATTCTCGGAGAGGAAGGCCCCCAATGCGGAGACCCTAGACTCGACGGCCGATATTATGGCCCAAGTTGACCGCTCCATGCGGTCGTTCGGAGAGTCCCTCACCAGGGACCTTTTCCTCTCTCTGGGGGGAATGATGAATGACCGCATAAAGGAGCTAGAAAAGAGGGCTATTGTTGCCCCTCAGGAGGTGCTGCGTCCACCACTTGCGGCTGACCGTCGCAATAAGGAGGCTGGAAAGGCCCATGATGCCAAAAAAGTTAAGGCACCCATACAACCCGGAAATGTGGGGGCAGTTGCAGGTTCCACCCTGATGCCCCCGGCAAGACCTGGCCCGGCGCCCAAAGCGCCTAAAGCCACAACGGCAAAGGCCCAGCAAGCTCCCTCACAGGATGCTTCTGGCGCCCCACCCCAGGAGGAACCCTCCCCCTCCTCCTCTTGGACGGAGGTAGTGaaaaaagggaaaaataaGGGGAAGGGGAAAAAATCCTCCCCCCCTGAGGTGGATAGTGCGGCTCCTCGCCCTACGGCCCCCGTACCGGTCAAGCGGCAGTATGCCCTTCCCAAATCGACGGCTGTGGTGGTGACTCTCAAGTCGGGTGCCACAGTCGACTACAAAACGGTGATGGGAAGGGTCACCACTATAAAACTGGCGACCGTGGGTGTGGATCACGTGGCGGTGAGGAGTACGGCGACGGGCGCCAGAATCATCGAGATTCCCGGAAACGACAGCAGCGTTGTCGCTGACAACCTTGCTGACAAAATCCGGGACCTGGTGGGGGATGTGGCCGAGGTCACGAGGCCGTACAAAACGGCCCAAATTAAAATCTCCGGGTTTGATGAATCAATCACCCCGGAGACCTTGCGGAATGAGGTGTCCCTGGCTGGCAAATGTCCACCGGAACATGTAAAGGTGGGGCAGATCCGAATGACACGGGACTTTACCGGGGCTGTCATCGTGACCTGCCCAGTAGCCGTGGCCAACGCCCTCGTGGCAGACGGCCGTATATTGATCGGTTGGTCGTCTGCCAAAATCACTGGCCTGGAACCCCTGCCCATGCGCTGTTTCAGGTGCATGGGTTTGGGCCATACGAGGGCGCTGTGCCCATCACCGGTGGACAGGTCGGAACTTTGCCACAGATGCGGGAAAACGGGGCACCTCACACAGCAATGTGTTGAGAAGGAGCCCTGGTGCGCGGTGTGCCATCATGCCAAACTCCCGGCGAAGCACACAATGGGAGGGAAGGCGTGTAACCCCCCGCGCACCAGGGGACGACTGGAGCCCACCGGGCTAAAAAGAGTAGGCAACACAATGGAGCACTAA
- the LOC106143258 gene encoding uncharacterized protein LOC106143258 produces MIVIVLLLISACPAYSFPHITIFGDVFLNKEFFTNTLPWIVDNIGGDLSIQFYMLGSGRHTIPQMCALEQLVHNAFLQAQYLKCEAEGHPNSYCLCEAGIDSENFKHCVRGGGSLASQANAQYARLKLDALPLVEVGYKDTVFEVADSWYLKKICTLYLEDLPLGCVKPFSCNSTEIWNSRPGIAQMDRECKMLDCSESGTTTQWYPN; encoded by the exons atGATTGTCATAGTACTACTTCTAATTTCTGCCTGTCCAGCATATAGTTTTCCTCATATAACTATATTTGGTGATGTGTTTTTGAATAAGGAGTTTTTCACAAACACCTTACCATGGATAGTGGACAACATAGGTGGTGATCTGAGCATACAATTCTATATGTTGGGCAGCGGTAGACATACTATACCGCAAATGTGTGCGTTGGAACAATTAGTTCACAATGCGTTTTTGCAAGCTCAATACTTGAAGTGCGAAGCGGAGg GCCACCCAAACTCCTACTGCCTCTGCGAAGCGGGCATCGACAGTGAGAATTTCAAGCATTGCGTTCGAGGCGGCGGCAGTTTAGCGAGCCAAGCTAACGCTCAATACGCTCGCTTGAAACTCGACGCACTTCCATTAGTCGAAGTCGGTTACAAAGACACCGTTTTCGAAGTAGCCGACAGCTGGTATCTCAAGAAAATTTGCACGTTGTACCTGGAAGACCTGCCTTTGGGCTGTGTCAAACCGTTCTCGTGTAACTCCactgaaatttggaattctaGACCTGGTATCGCTCAGATGGACAGGGAATGCAAAATGCTGGATTGTTCTGAATCGGGAACTACAACACAATGGTATCCaaactaa